In Streptomyces seoulensis, the following are encoded in one genomic region:
- a CDS encoding cytochrome ubiquinol oxidase subunit I, with protein sequence MLTVDLARYPMLLAAAAEPDQLLPAREQMAFTLGFHIILVPFGVALTSLMLIANYRGLRKGDEAALVLARRWSKVAAVLFAVGAITGTVLSFELGLLWPGLMGTYGAAFGFPFAIEGLFFFLEAIFVAIYIYGWDRMRPWAHFWSGVPVALASIGGAGAVIAANSWMNQPGGITMRGGKVVDVRPGEVFFNNAFWLQFWHMLLAAYIVAGFVVASVYAVGMIRGRRGHYQKLGFLISFITAAVALPVQIFVGDTIARQVFDSEPAKFAAIELLPTTGTHVPETLGGVLIDGEVRYGISVPWVASILAGFKPSTRIQGLNAVPADIRPTTAQVNIVHWAFDIMVGTSMLMLAVAAWFVWVWWKRRNTLQTNRWFLGAASLCGIVSILSLESGWVVTEVGRQPWIVVGLLRTRDAVTTQGNLWPTFAAVLVLYLAVGTGAIWVLLSMKRRWRRQGDENVPVPYGPDDASGARRERSEGKVL encoded by the coding sequence ATGCTGACGGTCGACCTGGCCAGGTACCCCATGCTCCTGGCCGCAGCCGCGGAGCCGGACCAGCTCCTGCCCGCCCGGGAACAGATGGCCTTCACGCTGGGGTTCCACATCATCCTGGTGCCCTTCGGAGTGGCGCTGACCTCCCTGATGCTCATCGCCAACTACCGGGGGCTGCGCAAGGGTGACGAGGCCGCTCTGGTGCTGGCCCGGCGCTGGTCCAAGGTGGCCGCCGTGCTCTTCGCGGTCGGCGCCATCACCGGAACGGTCCTGTCCTTCGAGCTGGGTCTGCTCTGGCCGGGGCTGATGGGGACCTACGGGGCCGCGTTCGGGTTCCCGTTCGCCATCGAGGGCCTGTTCTTCTTCCTGGAGGCCATCTTCGTGGCCATCTACATCTACGGCTGGGACCGGATGCGCCCCTGGGCCCACTTCTGGTCGGGCGTGCCGGTGGCGCTGGCCAGCATCGGGGGAGCGGGCGCCGTCATCGCCGCCAACAGCTGGATGAACCAGCCCGGCGGCATCACCATGCGGGGCGGCAAGGTGGTCGACGTCCGGCCCGGCGAGGTCTTCTTCAACAACGCCTTCTGGCTCCAGTTCTGGCACATGCTGCTCGCCGCCTACATCGTGGCCGGATTCGTGGTGGCCAGCGTCTACGCGGTCGGCATGATCCGGGGCCGGCGCGGCCACTACCAGAAACTGGGCTTCCTGATCAGCTTCATCACCGCCGCCGTCGCGCTGCCGGTGCAGATCTTCGTAGGCGACACCATCGCCCGCCAGGTCTTCGACAGCGAGCCCGCCAAGTTCGCCGCCATCGAGCTGCTGCCCACCACCGGCACCCACGTCCCCGAGACCCTCGGCGGCGTGCTCATCGACGGCGAGGTGCGCTACGGCATCTCGGTGCCCTGGGTGGCCTCCATCCTGGCCGGATTCAAACCCTCGACCCGCATCCAGGGGCTGAACGCCGTCCCGGCCGACATCAGACCCACCACCGCCCAGGTCAACATCGTGCACTGGGCGTTCGACATCATGGTCGGCACCTCCATGCTGATGCTGGCCGTCGCCGCCTGGTTCGTCTGGGTGTGGTGGAAGCGCCGGAACACCCTGCAGACCAACCGCTGGTTCCTGGGCGCCGCCTCCCTGTGCGGCATCGTCTCCATCCTCAGCCTGGAGAGCGGCTGGGTGGTCACCGAGGTCGGCCGCCAGCCGTGGATCGTCGTTGGCCTCCTGCGCACCAGAGACGCGGTGACCACCCAGGGCAACCTCTGGCCCACCTTCGCGGCGGTGCTCGTGCTCTATCTGGCGGTCGGCACCGGAGCCATCTGGGTGCTGCTCTCGATGAAACGCCGCTGGCGCAGACAGGGCGACGAGAACGTCCCCGTGCCCTACGGTCCCGACGACGCCTCCGGCGCCCGGCGTGAGCGCTCCGAGGGGAAGGTGCTGTAA
- the rocD gene encoding ornithine--oxo-acid transaminase, with product MTAPAHARTSADLIRAEEPVLAHNYHPLPVVVARAEGAWVEDVEGRRYLDMLAGYSALNFGHRHPALIQAAHDQLDRLTLTSRAFHNDRLAEFAERLAALAGLDMVLPMNTGAEAVESGIKVARKWAYDVKGVPDGQATIVVAADNFHGRTTTIVSFSTDESARAGFGPFTPGFRIVPYNDLAALEEAVDETTAAVLIEPIQGEAGVIIPDAGYLTGVRELTRRKGCLFIADEIQSGLGRTGRTLAVEHESVVPDVLLLGKALGGGIVPVSAVVARREVMGVLGPGEHGSTFGGNPLAAAVGTAVVELLETGEFQRRADELGVVLREGLDALRGHGVTGFRARGLWAGVDVDPALGSGREISERLMREGILVKDTHGSTIRLAPPLTVTADELRSALGTLEKVLGQAG from the coding sequence ATGACCGCACCCGCGCACGCGCGCACGTCCGCCGACCTGATCCGGGCGGAGGAGCCGGTGCTCGCGCACAACTACCACCCGCTGCCCGTCGTCGTGGCACGGGCCGAGGGCGCCTGGGTGGAGGACGTCGAGGGCCGCCGGTACCTCGACATGCTGGCGGGCTACTCGGCCCTCAACTTCGGCCACCGCCACCCGGCGCTGATCCAGGCCGCGCACGACCAGCTCGACCGGCTGACCCTGACCTCCCGCGCCTTCCACAACGACCGGCTGGCCGAGTTCGCCGAGCGCCTCGCCGCGCTGGCCGGTCTGGACATGGTGCTGCCCATGAACACCGGCGCGGAGGCGGTGGAGAGCGGCATCAAGGTGGCCCGCAAGTGGGCGTACGACGTGAAGGGCGTCCCCGACGGGCAGGCCACGATCGTGGTCGCGGCGGACAACTTCCACGGCCGGACGACGACCATCGTCAGTTTCTCCACCGACGAGTCGGCGCGGGCGGGCTTCGGCCCCTTCACGCCCGGCTTCCGGATCGTGCCGTACAACGACCTGGCCGCGCTGGAGGAGGCGGTCGACGAGACCACGGCCGCGGTGCTGATCGAGCCCATCCAGGGCGAGGCCGGGGTGATCATCCCGGACGCGGGCTATCTGACCGGGGTGAGGGAGCTGACCCGGCGCAAGGGGTGCCTGTTCATCGCGGACGAGATCCAGTCCGGGCTCGGCCGCACCGGGCGCACCCTGGCCGTCGAGCACGAGTCGGTGGTGCCGGACGTGCTGCTGCTGGGCAAGGCGCTGGGCGGCGGCATCGTGCCGGTCTCGGCGGTGGTGGCCCGGCGCGAGGTGATGGGCGTACTGGGTCCGGGCGAGCACGGCTCCACCTTCGGCGGCAACCCGCTGGCGGCCGCGGTCGGCACGGCGGTGGTGGAGCTGCTGGAGACGGGTGAGTTCCAGCGCCGGGCCGACGAGCTGGGGGTGGTCCTGCGCGAGGGTCTCGACGCACTGCGCGGTCACGGGGTGACCGGCTTCCGGGCGCGTGGCCTGTGGGCGGGCGTGGACGTGGACCCGGCGCTGGGCAGCGGCCGGGAGATCAGCGAGCGGCTGATGCGCGAGGGCATCCTGGTCAAGGACACCCACGGCTCCACGATCCGGCTCGCTCCCCCGCTGACGGTGACGGCCGACGAGCTGCGCTCCGCGCTGGGCACGCTGGAGAAGGTGCTGGGGCAGGCGGGCTGA
- a CDS encoding DUF6153 family protein → MPGTAHQRPPRPPHRRSPALLVLAVLVGLLGMHALAPAGGTGHPEHTHTVHAGAVIDAPGDCPDGHCGGHQLHHADPSCASGAVSDGPELPEPLAGPAGVTEPCGDPRTRAATAPDGARAPPSLAELQLLRI, encoded by the coding sequence ATGCCCGGCACCGCACACCAGCGCCCCCCGCGACCGCCCCACCGGCGCTCGCCCGCGCTGCTCGTGCTCGCGGTGCTGGTCGGGCTGCTCGGCATGCACGCGCTGGCCCCGGCCGGCGGCACCGGGCACCCGGAGCACACCCACACCGTCCACGCGGGCGCCGTCATCGACGCGCCCGGCGACTGCCCCGACGGGCACTGCGGCGGCCACCAGCTCCATCACGCCGACCCGTCCTGCGCCTCCGGCGCCGTGAGCGACGGACCCGAGCTGCCGGAGCCCCTCGCGGGCCCGGCCGGCGTGACCGAGCCCTGCGGCGACCCCCGCACCCGTGCCGCCACCGCCCCCGACGGCGCCCGCGCACCGCCTTCCCTGGCCGAACTCCAACTCCTGCGGATCTAG
- a CDS encoding type 1 glutamine amidotransferase, whose protein sequence is MSDNQLRLVWIYPDLLSTYGDQGNALVVERRARQRGLDVARLDVRSDQPIPTSGDIYLIGGGEDRPQRLAAERLRRDGHLQRAVENGAIVFSVCAGYQILGHEFINDLGQREPGLGLLDVMSTRGEGERCVGDVLGDIDPRLGLPPLTGFENHQGVTHLGPTARAFAQVTMGRGNGTGDGTEGAYNGTVFGTYMHGPVLARNPQIADLLLKLALDVNALPPIDDRWYEALRDERIAAAQQPA, encoded by the coding sequence ATGAGCGACAACCAACTGCGGCTGGTGTGGATCTATCCCGACCTGCTGAGCACCTACGGCGACCAGGGCAACGCCCTCGTCGTGGAGCGCCGGGCGCGTCAGCGCGGCCTCGACGTGGCCCGTCTCGACGTGCGCAGCGACCAGCCGATCCCGACCTCGGGCGACATCTACCTGATCGGCGGCGGTGAGGACCGTCCGCAGCGGCTGGCGGCCGAGCGGCTGCGCCGCGACGGGCACCTCCAGCGTGCGGTGGAGAACGGCGCGATCGTGTTCTCCGTGTGCGCCGGCTACCAGATCCTCGGCCACGAGTTCATCAACGACCTCGGCCAGCGCGAGCCGGGCCTCGGCCTGCTCGACGTGATGTCGACGCGCGGCGAGGGCGAGCGGTGCGTGGGCGATGTGCTCGGCGACATCGACCCGCGCCTCGGTCTGCCTCCGCTGACCGGGTTCGAGAACCACCAGGGCGTCACCCATCTGGGCCCGACCGCCCGCGCCTTCGCCCAGGTGACCATGGGCCGGGGCAACGGCACCGGCGACGGCACCGAAGGCGCGTACAACGGCACCGTGTTCGGCACGTACATGCACGGCCCCGTGCTGGCCCGTAACCCGCAGATCGCGGACCTGCTGCTGAAGCTGGCGCTGGACGTCAACGCCCTGCCGCCGATCGACGACCGCTGGTACGAGGCGCTGCGCGACGAGCGCATCGCGGCGGCGCAGCAGCCGGCCTGA
- a CDS encoding MurT ligase domain-containing protein, producing MAGNSDPLSPRAKLAVTAGKAVAAASRAAGRGSGSVIGGKVALRLDPDLLARLATHLDVVLVSATNGKTTTTRLIAEALRAAGPVVSNALGANMPAGITSALAGGSDAKFGVIEVDEKYLAGVARDTSPKCIALLNLSRDQLDRAAETRMLAENWREGLSGSKAVVVANCDDPLVVWAASSSPNVVWVAAGQMWKDDAWSCPSCGGVMQRPGDDWFCGECGFRRPTPSWALSGDHVLDPHGSAWPIHLQLPGRANKANAASSAAVAAVFGVPPQVALERMYQVQAVAGRYDVVQFQNRDLRLLLAKNPAGWLETFSLIDPPPTPVILSVNARGADGTDTSWLWDVDYTRLTGHPIFVVGDRKLDLAVRLEVANQHFQVCENLDEAVAAAPPGRIEVIANYTAFQDLRRRVGN from the coding sequence ATGGCAGGCAACTCGGACCCGCTCTCGCCGCGGGCCAAGCTGGCCGTGACCGCGGGCAAGGCGGTCGCGGCGGCATCGCGCGCCGCGGGACGCGGCAGCGGGTCGGTGATCGGCGGAAAGGTCGCCCTGCGGCTCGACCCCGACCTGCTCGCCCGGCTCGCCACCCACCTGGACGTGGTCCTGGTGTCGGCGACCAACGGCAAGACCACCACCACCCGGCTGATCGCGGAGGCCCTGCGCGCCGCCGGTCCGGTGGTGTCCAACGCGCTCGGCGCCAACATGCCGGCCGGCATCACCTCCGCCCTCGCGGGCGGCTCGGACGCCAAGTTCGGCGTCATCGAGGTCGACGAGAAGTACCTGGCCGGTGTGGCACGTGACACCAGCCCCAAGTGCATCGCGCTGCTGAACCTCTCCCGCGACCAGCTGGACCGCGCGGCCGAGACCCGGATGCTCGCGGAGAACTGGCGCGAGGGCCTGTCCGGCTCCAAGGCCGTCGTCGTCGCCAACTGCGACGACCCGCTGGTGGTGTGGGCGGCCTCGTCCTCCCCCAACGTGGTCTGGGTCGCGGCCGGCCAGATGTGGAAGGACGACGCCTGGTCCTGCCCGTCCTGCGGCGGTGTGATGCAGCGGCCCGGCGACGACTGGTTCTGCGGCGAGTGCGGCTTCCGCCGTCCGACGCCGAGCTGGGCGCTCTCCGGCGACCACGTCCTCGACCCGCACGGCTCGGCCTGGCCGATCCACCTCCAGCTGCCGGGCCGCGCCAACAAGGCGAACGCGGCCAGCTCGGCCGCCGTCGCCGCCGTGTTCGGGGTGCCGCCGCAGGTGGCCCTGGAGCGCATGTACCAGGTGCAGGCGGTCGCCGGACGCTACGACGTGGTCCAGTTCCAGAACCGCGACCTGCGTCTGCTGCTGGCGAAGAACCCGGCCGGCTGGCTGGAGACCTTCTCCCTGATCGACCCGCCGCCCACCCCGGTGATCCTCTCCGTGAACGCGCGCGGGGCGGACGGCACCGACACCTCCTGGCTGTGGGACGTGGACTACACCCGGCTCACCGGCCACCCGATCTTCGTCGTCGGTGACCGGAAGCTGGACCTCGCCGTCCGCCTGGAAGTGGCGAACCAGCACTTCCAGGTGTGCGAGAACCTCGACGAGGCCGTGGCCGCGGCCCCGCCGGGCCGTATCGAGGTCATCGCCAACTACACCGCGTTCCAGGACCTGCGCCGCCGCGTCGGCAACTGA
- the ddaH gene encoding dimethylargininase — protein sequence MADTRVQRPRRFLVCEPRHFTVQYAINPWMRPDAPVDAALARSQWQALIDAYRAHGHTVDAVDPVPGLPDMVFAANAAFVVGGRVFGSLFHAPERRPESLHYDSWFKTAGYDVYRPLAVTEGEGDLVWTGRYVLAGTGFRTTPDAHREAQEFFGHPVITLTLVDPYFYHLDTALFVLDDDNVAYYPEAFSADSREVLRRLYPDAVLATRDDALAFGLNSVSDGRHVFIAPQAEVLAERLATHGYDPVPVDLSELHKAGGGIKCCTQEIRS from the coding sequence GTGGCCGATACCCGTGTGCAGCGCCCCCGGCGCTTTCTGGTCTGCGAACCCAGGCACTTCACCGTGCAGTACGCGATCAACCCCTGGATGCGTCCCGACGCCCCCGTGGACGCCGCTCTCGCCCGGTCCCAGTGGCAGGCGCTGATCGACGCCTACCGCGCCCACGGGCACACCGTGGACGCCGTCGACCCGGTGCCCGGCCTGCCCGACATGGTCTTCGCGGCCAACGCCGCCTTCGTGGTCGGCGGCCGCGTCTTCGGCTCGCTGTTCCACGCCCCGGAGCGCCGCCCGGAGTCGCTCCACTACGACTCCTGGTTCAAGACGGCGGGGTACGACGTGTACCGCCCGCTGGCGGTGACCGAGGGCGAGGGCGACCTGGTGTGGACCGGCCGGTACGTGCTGGCCGGCACCGGGTTCCGCACCACTCCCGACGCCCACCGCGAGGCGCAGGAGTTCTTCGGCCACCCGGTGATCACGCTGACCCTGGTGGACCCGTACTTCTACCACCTGGACACGGCGCTGTTCGTGCTCGACGACGACAACGTCGCCTACTACCCGGAAGCCTTCTCGGCGGACAGCCGCGAGGTGCTCCGGCGGCTGTACCCGGACGCGGTGCTCGCCACCCGTGACGACGCGCTGGCCTTCGGCCTGAACTCCGTGTCCGACGGACGGCACGTCTTCATCGCCCCCCAGGCCGAGGTGCTCGCCGAGCGCCTGGCGACACACGGCTACGACCCCGTGCCCGTCGATCTGTCGGAGCTGCACAAGGCAGGCGGCGGCATCAAGTGCTGCACTCAGGAGATCCGCTCATGA
- a CDS encoding Lrp/AsnC family transcriptional regulator, whose protein sequence is MNSRAASFDDLDRKIITALMANARSSFAEIGAAVGLSATAVKRRVDRLRETGVITGFTATVKPSALGWRTEAYVEVYCEGAAPPRRLAEVVSNHPEITAAMTVTGGADALLHVRARDVEHFEEVLERIRAEPFIRKTISVMVLSHLLPESPEAGATQAAPE, encoded by the coding sequence GTGAACAGCAGGGCCGCGTCCTTCGACGACCTCGACCGCAAGATCATCACCGCGCTGATGGCGAACGCCCGCAGCAGCTTCGCCGAGATCGGCGCGGCCGTCGGGCTGTCGGCCACGGCGGTCAAGCGGCGGGTCGACCGGCTGCGGGAGACCGGGGTGATCACCGGGTTCACGGCGACCGTCAAGCCCTCCGCGCTCGGCTGGCGCACCGAGGCGTACGTCGAGGTCTACTGCGAGGGCGCCGCCCCGCCCCGGCGGCTCGCGGAGGTGGTCAGCAACCATCCGGAGATCACGGCGGCGATGACGGTGACCGGGGGCGCGGACGCCCTGCTGCACGTACGGGCACGGGACGTGGAGCACTTCGAGGAGGTGCTGGAGCGCATCCGCGCCGAGCCGTTCATCCGGAAGACGATCAGCGTGATGGTGCTGTCCCACCTCCTCCCGGAGAGCCCCGAGGCGGGCGCCACCCAGGCCGCCCCCGAGTGA
- a CDS encoding 6-phosphofructokinase, with the protein MRIGVLTSGGDCPGLNAVIRSVVHRAVVDHGDEVIGFRDGWKGLLECDWLKLDLDAVSGILARGGTILGSSRVRPEHLRGGVERVKGHVEELGLDAIIPIGGEGTLKAARLLSDSGLPIVGVPKTIDNDISATDVTFGFDTAVGVATEALDRLKTTAESHQRVLIVEVMGRHTGWIALNSGTAAGAHAIVVPERPFDIDELTRRVGARFEAGKRFAIVVAAEGAKPRAGSMEFDEGGRDIYGHERFAGIARQLSVELEQRLGKEARPVILGHVQRGGTPTAYDRVLATRFGWHAVEAVHREEFGRMTALHGTDIVMVPLAEAVSTLKTVPPERYAEAECVL; encoded by the coding sequence ATGCGCATTGGTGTCCTCACCTCCGGCGGCGACTGCCCCGGCCTGAACGCCGTCATCCGGTCGGTCGTGCACCGAGCCGTCGTCGACCACGGCGACGAGGTCATCGGCTTCCGCGACGGCTGGAAGGGCCTGCTGGAGTGCGACTGGCTGAAGCTCGACCTGGACGCCGTCAGCGGCATCCTGGCGCGCGGCGGCACGATCCTCGGCTCCTCCCGCGTCCGTCCGGAGCACCTGCGCGGCGGGGTGGAGCGGGTCAAGGGCCATGTCGAGGAACTCGGGCTCGACGCGATCATCCCGATCGGCGGTGAGGGCACGCTGAAGGCGGCCCGCCTGCTGTCGGACAGCGGGCTGCCCATCGTGGGCGTGCCCAAGACCATCGACAACGACATCTCGGCGACCGACGTCACCTTCGGTTTCGACACGGCCGTGGGCGTCGCCACCGAGGCGCTTGACCGGCTGAAGACCACCGCCGAGTCCCACCAGCGGGTGCTCATCGTGGAGGTCATGGGCCGCCACACCGGCTGGATAGCGCTGAACTCGGGCACGGCGGCCGGCGCGCACGCCATCGTCGTCCCCGAACGGCCCTTCGACATCGACGAGTTGACCCGCCGCGTCGGTGCCCGGTTCGAGGCGGGCAAGCGGTTCGCCATCGTGGTGGCCGCCGAGGGCGCCAAGCCACGCGCCGGTTCGATGGAGTTCGACGAGGGCGGCCGGGACATCTACGGCCACGAGCGCTTCGCCGGGATCGCCCGCCAGCTCTCCGTCGAGCTGGAGCAGCGCCTCGGCAAGGAGGCCCGGCCGGTGATCCTCGGTCATGTGCAGCGCGGCGGCACCCCGACGGCGTACGACAGGGTGCTGGCGACCCGGTTCGGCTGGCACGCGGTGGAGGCGGTGCACCGCGAGGAGTTCGGCCGGATGACCGCGTTGCACGGCACGGACATCGTGATGGTGCCGCTGGCCGAGGCGGTCAGCACCCTGAAGACGGTCCCGCCGGAGCGGTACGCCGAGGCGGAGTGCGTGCTGTAG
- a CDS encoding cytochrome c oxidase assembly protein: MDHSGHGMMPDLPPFTLGRGLQWSADPFFLIACLAGLALYGWGVLRLRRRGDAWPVSRTLSYVVGVLTIALVMCTRLNDYGMVMFSVHMVQHMVISMLSPILVLLGAPVTLALRALPTAGRGRKGPRELLLALLHSRYMRFITHPAFTIPLFIASLYALYFSPVFDFLMGSRAGHIAMMVHFLAVGVVFFWPIIGVDPGPHRPNHLMRMLELFAGMPFHAFFGIALMMASEPMVETFRNPPASLGIDALSDQGAAGGIAWAFSEIPSVLVLIALLFQWYRSEQRQARRTDRAADRNGDQELEAYNAYLASLSAREG; this comes from the coding sequence ATGGACCACAGCGGGCACGGCATGATGCCGGATCTGCCGCCGTTCACGCTGGGACGGGGGCTTCAGTGGTCGGCGGACCCCTTCTTCCTGATCGCCTGCCTGGCCGGGCTCGCCCTGTACGGCTGGGGGGTGCTGCGGCTGCGGCGGCGCGGGGACGCGTGGCCGGTCTCGCGCACCCTGTCGTACGTCGTCGGTGTGCTGACCATCGCCCTGGTGATGTGCACCCGGCTGAACGACTACGGCATGGTCATGTTCAGCGTGCACATGGTGCAGCACATGGTGATCAGCATGCTGTCGCCGATCCTGGTCCTGCTGGGCGCGCCGGTGACGCTGGCCCTGCGGGCGCTGCCGACGGCGGGGCGGGGCCGCAAGGGGCCGCGTGAGCTGCTGCTGGCGCTGCTGCACAGCCGGTACATGCGGTTCATCACGCATCCGGCGTTCACGATCCCGCTGTTCATCGCGAGCCTGTACGCGCTGTACTTCTCGCCGGTCTTCGACTTCCTGATGGGGTCCCGGGCCGGGCACATCGCCATGATGGTGCACTTCCTGGCGGTGGGCGTGGTGTTCTTCTGGCCGATCATCGGCGTCGACCCGGGCCCGCACCGGCCGAACCATCTGATGCGGATGCTGGAGCTGTTCGCGGGCATGCCGTTCCACGCCTTCTTCGGCATCGCGCTGATGATGGCGTCCGAGCCGATGGTGGAGACCTTCAGGAACCCGCCCGCCTCGCTCGGCATCGACGCCCTCTCCGACCAGGGCGCGGCCGGCGGTATCGCGTGGGCGTTCAGCGAGATCCCGTCGGTGCTGGTGCTGATCGCGCTGCTGTTCCAGTGGTACCGCTCCGAGCAGCGGCAGGCCCGGCGCACGGACCGGGCGGCGGACCGCAACGGCGACCAGGAGCTGGAGGCGTACAACGCCTATCTGGCCTCGCTGAGCGCGCGCGAGGGCTGA
- a CDS encoding DUF305 domain-containing protein: MTTSHAIRRAALGAATLSAVVLLAACGGEQHSGTHVAHGAPAASATAGAHNAQDVTFAQGMIPHHQQALEMARLAPGHAASAEVKALAARIEKAQDPEIRTMTGWLKSWGEEPPMAGMDHSRHGGMAGMSGMMSADDMTALEKSTGADFDRKFLTLMVVHHQGAVRMAQTERAKGRDSRAVRMADDVIAAQSAEIKQMKVLLGAK; this comes from the coding sequence ATGACCACCTCCCACGCGATCCGCCGTGCCGCGCTCGGCGCCGCCACCCTCTCCGCCGTCGTCCTCCTCGCCGCCTGCGGCGGGGAGCAGCACTCCGGCACCCACGTGGCCCACGGCGCCCCGGCCGCGTCGGCCACGGCCGGCGCCCACAACGCCCAGGACGTCACCTTCGCGCAGGGCATGATCCCGCACCACCAGCAGGCCCTGGAGATGGCCCGGCTCGCCCCCGGCCACGCCGCCTCCGCCGAGGTGAAGGCGCTCGCCGCCCGGATCGAGAAGGCACAGGACCCGGAGATCCGCACCATGACCGGCTGGCTGAAGTCCTGGGGCGAGGAGCCCCCGATGGCCGGCATGGACCACTCGCGCCACGGCGGCATGGCGGGCATGTCCGGGATGATGAGCGCCGACGACATGACGGCACTGGAGAAGAGCACCGGCGCGGACTTCGACAGGAAGTTCCTGACCCTGATGGTCGTCCACCACCAGGGCGCCGTGCGGATGGCGCAGACGGAGAGGGCCAAGGGCCGGGACAGCCGGGCCGTCAGGATGGCGGACGACGTGATCGCCGCGCAGAGCGCCGAGATCAAGCAGATGAAGGTCCTGCTCGGCGCCAAGTGA
- a CDS encoding cytochrome d ubiquinol oxidase subunit II: MAELVAVFLFIGVVAYAVLGGADFGAGFWDLIAGGAKRGREPRHLIDVSLAPVWEANHTWLIYCLVVLWTGFPSAFAAITTTLYIPLLLALLGIVLRGAGFAFRKATVRTEEQRLYGAAFAVSSVLTPYCFGAIAGGLASGRVPTAGNGDAVSSWVNPSSILGGILAVLACSYVAATYLTVEALHRDDDKLYRYYRDRAIAAGAVTGAVSIAGIFVLQADSPRLFDRLSGPALPLVVLAAVGGLVGLALLWAKRTVGTRVAAAGAVALVIVGWGVAQTPYLLGTHLSITEAAAPNASLAVVVGVAIVAGLLIVPSLVLLFRLSGRGVVGVGDRPFRGSVARGERGSGEDMTEGEGTAERSGEGNGGGSAAPAKGGGSAAWAKGDRGARSAGAKADRAPAVPLDPTAVQGAPRHRWVPYALCAGAVTATAVAGARATRPDARWYRELNTPDWQPPPWAFGAVWTPLYASIAVAGGRVLNEARGPRRKALAGEFAANLALNAGWSNLFFRLRSPLAGLAGTLLLDASNIRLLSRVARTDRKAAVILLPYAAWCAYATCLNASIVARNHEPRHRGPARS; the protein is encoded by the coding sequence ATGGCCGAGCTGGTCGCGGTATTCCTCTTCATCGGCGTCGTCGCCTACGCGGTGCTCGGCGGTGCGGACTTCGGCGCGGGCTTCTGGGACCTGATCGCGGGCGGCGCCAAACGCGGGCGCGAGCCACGCCATCTGATCGACGTCTCCCTCGCCCCGGTCTGGGAGGCCAACCACACCTGGCTGATCTACTGCCTCGTCGTCCTGTGGACCGGCTTCCCCTCCGCCTTCGCCGCCATCACCACCACCCTGTACATCCCGCTGCTCCTCGCCCTGCTCGGCATCGTGCTGCGCGGCGCCGGCTTCGCCTTCCGCAAGGCCACCGTCCGCACCGAGGAGCAGCGCCTGTACGGCGCCGCCTTCGCGGTGTCCTCGGTCCTGACGCCGTACTGCTTCGGCGCCATCGCGGGCGGCCTGGCCTCCGGCCGCGTCCCCACGGCGGGCAACGGCGACGCGGTGTCCAGCTGGGTCAACCCCTCCAGCATCCTCGGCGGCATCCTCGCCGTCCTGGCCTGCTCCTACGTCGCCGCCACCTATCTGACCGTGGAGGCGCTGCACCGCGACGACGACAAGCTCTACCGGTACTACCGCGACCGGGCGATCGCCGCCGGCGCGGTCACCGGTGCGGTCAGCATCGCCGGCATCTTCGTCCTCCAGGCCGACTCGCCGCGCCTCTTCGACCGCCTGAGCGGACCGGCGCTGCCCCTGGTGGTCCTCGCCGCCGTCGGCGGTCTGGTCGGGCTGGCCCTGCTGTGGGCCAAGCGGACGGTGGGCACCCGGGTCGCGGCGGCCGGCGCGGTCGCGCTGGTCATCGTCGGCTGGGGCGTGGCCCAGACGCCGTACCTCCTGGGCACCCACCTCTCCATCACCGAGGCCGCCGCACCGAACGCCAGCCTGGCCGTGGTGGTCGGCGTCGCCATCGTGGCCGGCCTGCTGATCGTGCCGTCCCTGGTGCTGCTGTTCCGGCTCAGCGGCCGGGGTGTCGTGGGAGTGGGCGACCGGCCCTTTCGGGGCAGCGTGGCGCGGGGGGAGCGGGGTAGCGGGGAGGACATGACCGAGGGTGAGGGCACAGCCGAGCGGAGTGGTGAAGGCAACGGTGGCGGGAGTGCCGCGCCGGCCAAGGGTGGCGGGAGTGCCGCGTGGGCCAAGGGTGACCGGGGCGCCCGGAGTGCCGGGGCCAAGGCCGACCGCGCCCCCGCCGTCCCGCTGGACCCCACCGCCGTCCAGGGCGCGCCCCGCCACCGCTGGGTGCCCTACGCGCTCTGCGCCGGAGCCGTGACGGCGACGGCGGTCGCGGGCGCGCGGGCCACGCGGCCGGACGCCCGCTGGTACCGCGAGCTGAACACCCCCGACTGGCAGCCGCCACCCTGGGCCTTCGGCGCGGTCTGGACCCCGCTGTACGCCTCGATCGCCGTGGCGGGCGGCCGCGTCCTGAACGAGGCTCGCGGGCCCCGACGCAAGGCGCTGGCCGGTGAGTTCGCCGCCAACCTCGCCCTGAACGCCGGCTGGAGCAACCTCTTCTTCCGGCTCCGCAGCCCGCTCGCCGGTCTCGCGGGCACCCTCCTGCTGGACGCGAGCAACATCCGCCTCCTCAGCCGCGTCGCCCGCACGGACCGCAAGGCGGCCGTCATCCTGTTGCCGTACGCGGCCTGGTGCGCGTACGCCACCTGCCTGAACGCCTCGATCGTGGCCCGCAACCACGAGCCCCGGCACCGGGGGCCCGCCAGGAGCTGA